The Caldalkalibacillus thermarum genome window below encodes:
- a CDS encoding IS110 family transposase — MLVDWIKAHGVTHVAMESTGSYWKPIYNLLEMEDIKILVVNAKHIKNVPXMASLTWPWKVQVPTGSQFITCWRWKTSRF; from the coding sequence ATGCTTGTAGACTGGATCAAGGCGCATGGCGTCACTCACGTGGCCATGGAAAGTACAGGTTCCTACTGGAAGCCAATTTATAACCTGTTGGAGATGGAAGACATCAAGATTTTGGTGGTCAATGCCAAACATATCAAAAATGTGCCTANCATGGCGTCACTCACGTGGCCATGGAAAGTACAGGTTCCTACTGGAAGCCAATTTATAACCTGTTGGAGATGGAAGACATCAAGATTTTAG